In Holophagales bacterium, one DNA window encodes the following:
- a CDS encoding sigma-70 family RNA polymerase sigma factor — protein sequence MASGGAAPTDVTGLLQAWRSGDAQAAESLLARTYADLKRLAAAQLRRERSTHTLQATALVHETFLRLLGQQQVNWRDRAHFFGLAATMMRRILVDHARARLARKRQQPEAEGGLSITAGGIPAVDLLDLDRALTRFATEHPRQGRVVELRYFADLDIEEIGVCLDLSPATVKRDWAFARAWLKAELASTSSAT from the coding sequence ATGGCCTCGGGCGGTGCGGCTCCAACCGACGTCACCGGTCTTCTTCAAGCCTGGCGTTCGGGCGACGCCCAGGCCGCCGAGAGCCTGCTGGCGCGCACCTACGCCGACCTCAAGCGGCTTGCCGCGGCCCAGCTTCGCCGCGAGCGCTCCACCCACACCCTGCAGGCTACGGCCCTCGTCCACGAGACCTTCCTGCGCTTGCTCGGTCAGCAGCAGGTGAACTGGCGCGACCGCGCGCACTTTTTCGGCTTGGCGGCCACCATGATGCGCCGCATCCTGGTCGATCACGCGCGCGCGCGGCTGGCCCGGAAGCGCCAGCAACCCGAGGCGGAGGGAGGGCTGTCCATCACCGCCGGCGGCATCCCGGCGGTCGATCTGCTCGATCTGGATCGAGCCTTGACGCGCTTCGCCACCGAGCATCCGCGCCAGGGCCGCGTCGTCGAGTTACGCTACTTCGCCGATCTCGACATCGAGGAGATCGGCGTCTGCCTCGACCTTTCGCCGGCGACGGTCAAGCGAGACTGGGCTTTCGCCCGCGCCTGGCTCAAAGCGGAGCTGGCCTCGACTTCATCTGCCACATGA
- a CDS encoding FG-GAP repeat protein — translation MKIRHQTTLSFVSRAALTAFLGSGFAGPLSAIAGIGLSAERAQSLYQQSTLPAPPAAHDRYGAAMASGDWNCDGIDDVAIGAPDHTGFYLGTTVPNAGAVIVMNGARYSGIATGLAAERVLSQFTSAAYPPQNLDRFGSALASGDFNNDGCADLAVGIPNDRYSFQGVEHPSGAVEVFFGGPFGLATLADQHIHWYNIAGDSFGAALAAADFDRDGDTDLAVGIPGHHGYFVGGVWQMTGAVWVLNGTASGLDPSTGVFFDQGTAPLASHEVPEAWDLFGWALAAVDVNADTYLDLAIGVPGENGGAGRVNVLMGTSVGLSRTMAAATIGQGAIPDPEEPGDGFGRSLAAGDFDGNGHLDLAIGAPGEDLAGAVDSGLVLAYFGGMDPLQVVKVVHKPSDYYPRIPGVQEVRGFGAALAVGNFDGDRREYLGARRPIDDLAVGADGTIWNGERLGSLTVLMGRPERGLATRYESPHPGVGGLPWSPQVDQGYGTALGVGDFNHDGNADLVAGLPTRDFLTLTNLGAAFVQYGSLFANGFEPGDLSFWWVGAPFMN, via the coding sequence ATGAAGATCCGACATCAAACTACCCTCTCCTTCGTTTCCCGAGCAGCCCTCACCGCGTTCCTCGGTTCCGGCTTCGCCGGACCGCTCTCTGCGATCGCTGGCATCGGCCTCTCCGCCGAGCGCGCACAGTCGCTCTATCAGCAGAGCACTTTGCCGGCTCCGCCGGCGGCGCACGACCGCTACGGCGCGGCGATGGCCTCTGGCGACTGGAACTGCGACGGCATCGACGACGTCGCGATCGGCGCTCCCGATCACACCGGTTTCTATCTCGGCACCACGGTACCGAACGCGGGCGCGGTGATCGTCATGAACGGGGCGCGCTACAGCGGGATCGCCACCGGGCTGGCAGCCGAGCGGGTCTTGTCGCAATTCACCTCCGCCGCCTATCCGCCGCAGAACCTCGACCGCTTCGGCAGCGCCCTGGCCTCTGGAGACTTCAACAACGACGGCTGCGCGGATCTCGCGGTCGGCATCCCGAACGACCGCTACTCGTTCCAAGGGGTCGAGCACCCCTCGGGAGCCGTGGAGGTATTCTTCGGTGGCCCGTTCGGCTTGGCGACGCTGGCCGACCAACATATCCACTGGTACAACATCGCCGGCGATAGCTTCGGAGCTGCGCTGGCGGCAGCCGACTTCGACCGCGACGGCGACACCGACTTGGCGGTCGGGATTCCGGGCCATCACGGCTACTTCGTCGGCGGCGTCTGGCAGATGACCGGCGCGGTCTGGGTGCTCAACGGTACGGCCTCCGGCCTCGATCCGAGCACCGGGGTCTTCTTCGACCAGGGAACGGCCCCGCTGGCGAGCCACGAGGTCCCCGAGGCCTGGGACCTCTTCGGCTGGGCGTTGGCTGCGGTGGACGTCAACGCCGATACCTATCTGGATCTGGCGATCGGAGTTCCGGGAGAGAACGGCGGTGCGGGACGGGTCAACGTGCTCATGGGTACCTCCGTTGGCCTGTCGCGTACGATGGCGGCTGCCACCATCGGGCAAGGGGCGATCCCGGACCCGGAGGAGCCGGGCGACGGATTTGGTCGGAGCCTTGCGGCAGGCGACTTCGATGGCAACGGCCATCTCGACCTCGCCATCGGGGCGCCCGGAGAGGACTTGGCCGGTGCCGTAGACAGTGGGCTCGTGTTGGCCTACTTCGGCGGGATGGATCCATTGCAGGTCGTGAAGGTGGTCCACAAGCCCTCGGACTACTATCCCCGCATTCCAGGCGTCCAGGAGGTTCGAGGGTTCGGAGCCGCCCTCGCCGTTGGCAATTTCGACGGCGATCGCCGGGAGTACCTCGGCGCTCGACGGCCGATCGACGACCTTGCTGTTGGTGCGGACGGCACCATCTGGAACGGAGAACGCCTCGGAAGCCTGACCGTGCTCATGGGGCGGCCGGAAAGAGGGCTCGCGACTCGGTACGAGTCCCCGCACCCGGGAGTCGGCGGCCTGCCGTGGTCACCCCAGGTGGATCAGGGGTACGGCACGGCGCTCGGCGTCGGAGACTTCAATCACGATGGCAACGCCGATTTGGTGGCGGGGCTGCCGACCCGCGACTTCCTGACCCTCACCAATCTCGGAGCCGCCTTCGTGCAATACGGCTCGCTTTTCGCGAACGGCTTCGAGCCGGGGGACCTGAGCTTCTGGTGGGTCGGGGCACCGTTCATGAACTGA
- a CDS encoding FG-GAP repeat protein — MKKNTTRGRLAGPFRAALLALLGFVFASPRLALAGIGFSSERALALQQQSTLPAPPGSYDHYGAALAAGDWNCDGIDDLAIGAPDHTGYFLGVTVPAAGAVIVQDGARFSGIATGALAERVLSQFTSAAHPPQNLDHFGSALVSGDFNGDGCADLAVGIPNDRYTFQGVEHPSGAVEVFFGGPLGLATMADQHIHWFNIAGDSFGAALAAGDFDHDGIDDLAVGIPGNHGYFVGGVWQMTGAVWVLDGTGSGLDPSTAAYFDQGTAPLASQEDPEAWDLFGYALVAADLNSDQFDDLVIGAPGENGGAGVVHLLSGGSTGLGQTTALTWRQPQIVGGAEEPGDGLGRALAAGDFDGDGVGDVAIGVPGQDEGIAVDSGVVAVVFGGPIFEGTGYRMVHHWPSDYYAYVPGEQEVRGFGATLAAGNFDGDRRDLSGVRRPLDDLVVGADGTLSFSQRVGSVTVLMGRGETAIAARYESPHPGVGGLPLSPQVDQGYGKAVGAGDFNGDGHADLVAGLPTRDSPLLPDLGAALLLYGSLFANGFESGNTTLWSRQLPYTR; from the coding sequence ATGAAGAAGAACACAACTCGAGGTCGTCTCGCCGGTCCTTTCCGAGCAGCCCTCCTGGCGCTCCTCGGCTTCGTTTTCGCGAGCCCGCGTCTCGCACTCGCGGGCATCGGCTTCTCTTCCGAGCGCGCTCTCGCGCTCCAGCAACAGAGCACCTTGCCGGCTCCGCCGGGGTCGTACGACCACTATGGTGCGGCACTCGCCGCTGGCGACTGGAACTGCGACGGCATCGACGACTTGGCGATCGGCGCTCCCGATCACACCGGTTACTTCCTCGGCGTCACCGTGCCCGCCGCGGGCGCGGTGATCGTCCAGGACGGAGCCCGCTTCAGCGGAATCGCCACCGGTGCGCTCGCCGAACGGGTCTTGTCGCAGTTCACCTCCGCCGCCCATCCGCCGCAGAACCTCGACCACTTCGGCAGCGCCCTGGTTTCCGGGGACTTCAACGGCGACGGCTGCGCCGACCTGGCGGTCGGCATCCCGAACGACCGCTACACGTTCCAGGGGGTCGAACACCCCTCGGGAGCTGTGGAGGTGTTCTTCGGTGGCCCGCTCGGGCTGGCGACGATGGCCGACCAGCACATCCACTGGTTCAACATCGCCGGCGACAGCTTCGGGGCGGCGCTGGCGGCGGGAGACTTCGACCACGACGGGATCGACGACTTGGCAGTCGGGATCCCGGGCAATCACGGCTACTTCGTCGGCGGCGTCTGGCAGATGACCGGTGCGGTCTGGGTGCTCGACGGCACTGGCTCCGGTCTCGATCCGAGCACCGCCGCCTACTTCGATCAGGGCACCGCCCCGCTGGCGAGTCAGGAGGACCCCGAGGCCTGGGATCTCTTCGGTTACGCGCTGGTCGCGGCGGACCTCAATAGCGATCAGTTCGATGACTTGGTGATCGGGGCCCCGGGAGAAAACGGCGGCGCGGGAGTCGTCCACCTGCTGTCCGGAGGCTCCACCGGTCTGGGACAAACGACAGCCCTGACCTGGAGGCAGCCGCAGATCGTGGGCGGCGCGGAAGAGCCGGGAGATGGTCTCGGCCGAGCGCTGGCAGCCGGGGATTTCGACGGCGATGGAGTCGGCGATGTTGCCATCGGTGTGCCGGGGCAGGACGAGGGCATCGCCGTGGACTCGGGCGTGGTCGCCGTCGTCTTCGGCGGCCCGATCTTCGAGGGGACGGGGTATCGGATGGTCCACCACTGGCCCTCCGACTACTACGCCTACGTCCCGGGCGAACAGGAGGTTCGGGGTTTCGGGGCCACGCTCGCGGCGGGCAACTTCGATGGCGATCGACGGGATCTCTCCGGCGTGCGACGACCGCTCGACGATCTCGTGGTCGGGGCAGACGGGACTCTCTCGTTCAGCCAGCGCGTCGGCAGCGTCACGGTGCTCATGGGGCGAGGCGAAACCGCGATCGCGGCGCGCTACGAGTCGCCGCATCCCGGCGTCGGTGGCCTACCGTTGTCGCCGCAGGTCGACCAGGGGTACGGCAAAGCGGTCGGCGCCGGCGATTTCAATGGCGATGGTCATGCCGACCTGGTGGCGGGTCTGCCGACCCGTGACTCCCCCCTCCTCCCCGACCTCGGCGCCGCCCTCTTGCTCTACGGCTCGCTTTTCGCTAACGGCTTCGAGTCGGGAAACACCACGCTGTGGTCCCGCCAGCTCCCGTACACGCGGTAG
- the smpB gene encoding SsrA-binding protein SmpB — translation MSASPRGESRPPAIRPLASNRRALFDYEVLEKVEAGIALSGTEVKSARSGRVQLREAFVEFRGGEAYLIGAHVSPYSHGNRENHLPDRPRKLLLHRREIDRLFGRGITKGLTVVPLAFYLRGQRIKVELALVQGKKVHDKREAERRKEHDREAREAIREHSR, via the coding sequence ATGTCCGCTTCCCCTCGCGGCGAAAGCCGGCCCCCGGCGATCCGCCCGCTCGCCAGCAACCGCCGGGCGCTCTTCGACTACGAAGTCCTCGAGAAGGTCGAGGCCGGCATCGCGCTGTCGGGCACCGAGGTCAAGTCGGCCCGGTCGGGCCGCGTCCAACTGCGCGAGGCGTTCGTCGAGTTCCGCGGCGGCGAGGCCTATCTGATCGGCGCCCACGTCAGCCCCTACAGCCACGGCAATCGCGAGAACCACCTGCCGGATCGTCCGCGCAAGCTCCTCCTTCACCGCCGCGAGATCGACCGACTCTTCGGCCGAGGGATCACCAAGGGGCTCACCGTCGTGCCCCTCGCCTTCTATCTTCGCGGCCAGCGAATCAAGGTCGAGCTCGCCCTCGTCCAGGGCAAGAAGGTTCACGACAAACGCGAGGCCGAAAGGCGGAAAGAGCACGATCGCGAGGCGCGCGAGGCGATTCGCGAGCACAGCCGGTAG
- the uvrA gene encoding excinuclease ABC subunit UvrA — protein sequence MERILVRGAREHNLKNLSLEIPRDRLVVVTGVSGSGKSSLAFDTLFAEGQRRYVESLSAYARQFLPQLEKPDVDSIEGLSPAISIEQKSVSRNPRSTVGTVTEIHDYLRLLFAAVGIPHCPKCGEVVRPQTVQQMVDRLMALPDGTKVQLYSPFVRGKKGEYRKQLAEMARQGFVRARIDGEVVELSRELPALDKQKKHSIDVLVDRLVVRRGLEKRVAESLETALKVGGGLVVLAVDGQPEETLSQNYACGSCGTGLAEITPRLFSFNSPYGACPTCSGLGTLMGVDPDKVVADPDRSLDAGALALFQSGTKSWRMRMIATLAKAMGFSMATPWRKLPARAREVILQGSGERELKFEFKGKKSSYQWEGRYEGIVPMLERRYRETESAGIRQEIEKFMSVKTCPDCHGRRLRPEALGVTVCDHRIDALNSLPVEALHRIVDTLPLPERERVIAGKVLQEIRDRLRFLVDVGVGYLTLDRSSATLSGGESQRIRLATQIGSKLMGVLYVLDEPSIGLHQKDNERLIATLQGMRDLGNSVLVVEHDEDTIRAADWVIDLGPGAGIHGGELVAEGTAAEIERHPTSLTGRYLRGDLHVELPGRRRAPGGKALLVEGARHNNLKGFDAEFPLGLFTVVTGVSGSGKSSLVNDILYKALNRHFYKALDKPGEHERLLGLEHLDKVIAIDQSPIGRTPRSNPATYTGVFNPIRSLMAMTPEARARGFQPGRFSFNVKGGRCEACAGDGQIKIEMHFLPDIYITCEVCGGKRYDRETLAVRYKGLNIAEILDLSVEQAREFFENVPSISRILATLDEVGLGYIHLGQSAVTLSGGEAQRVKLATELCKRSTGRTLYLLDEPTTGLHFDDVRKLLSLLHKLVEKGNTVIVVEHNLDVIKTADWVLDLGPDGGDAGGRLLGAGSPEAIAALPESHTGRFLARALAGVGARLSS from the coding sequence ATGGAGCGGATCCTCGTCCGCGGCGCCCGCGAACACAATCTCAAGAACCTCTCGCTCGAGATCCCGCGCGACCGGCTGGTCGTGGTCACCGGGGTCTCGGGTTCCGGCAAGTCCTCGCTCGCCTTCGACACCCTCTTCGCCGAGGGGCAGCGGCGCTACGTCGAGTCGCTCTCGGCCTACGCCCGCCAGTTCCTGCCCCAGCTCGAGAAACCCGACGTCGACTCGATCGAGGGGCTCTCCCCGGCCATCTCGATCGAGCAGAAATCGGTCTCGCGCAACCCGCGCTCGACCGTCGGCACGGTCACCGAGATCCACGACTACCTGCGACTGCTCTTCGCCGCGGTCGGCATTCCCCACTGCCCGAAGTGCGGCGAGGTGGTGCGCCCGCAGACCGTGCAGCAGATGGTCGACCGCCTGATGGCACTGCCCGACGGCACGAAGGTCCAGCTCTACTCGCCGTTCGTCCGCGGCAAGAAGGGCGAGTACCGCAAGCAGCTCGCCGAGATGGCCCGGCAGGGCTTCGTGCGGGCGCGCATCGACGGCGAAGTCGTCGAGCTCTCCCGCGAGCTGCCGGCCCTCGACAAGCAGAAGAAGCACTCGATCGACGTGCTGGTCGACCGGCTGGTGGTGCGCCGCGGGCTCGAGAAGCGAGTCGCCGAGTCGCTCGAGACGGCGCTCAAGGTCGGCGGCGGCCTGGTCGTCCTGGCGGTCGACGGACAGCCCGAGGAGACGCTTTCGCAGAACTACGCCTGCGGCAGTTGCGGCACCGGGCTCGCCGAGATCACCCCGCGGCTCTTCTCCTTCAACAGCCCCTACGGCGCCTGCCCGACCTGCTCGGGCCTCGGCACGCTGATGGGGGTCGACCCGGACAAGGTGGTCGCCGACCCCGACCGCTCGCTCGACGCCGGCGCGCTCGCGCTCTTCCAGTCCGGCACGAAGTCCTGGCGGATGCGGATGATCGCCACGCTCGCCAAGGCGATGGGCTTCTCGATGGCGACGCCCTGGCGCAAGCTCCCGGCGCGCGCCCGCGAGGTGATCCTCCAGGGCTCCGGCGAGCGCGAGCTGAAGTTCGAGTTCAAGGGGAAGAAATCGAGCTATCAGTGGGAGGGCCGCTACGAGGGCATCGTGCCGATGCTCGAGCGGCGCTACCGCGAGACCGAGTCGGCCGGCATCCGCCAGGAGATCGAGAAGTTCATGTCGGTCAAGACCTGCCCGGACTGCCATGGCCGCCGGCTTCGCCCGGAGGCGCTCGGCGTGACGGTCTGCGATCACCGCATCGACGCGCTCAACTCGCTCCCCGTCGAGGCGCTCCACCGCATCGTCGACACCCTGCCGCTGCCCGAGCGCGAGCGGGTGATCGCCGGCAAGGTCCTGCAGGAGATTCGTGACCGCCTGCGCTTCCTCGTCGACGTCGGCGTCGGCTACCTGACGCTCGACCGCTCGTCGGCGACGCTCTCCGGCGGCGAGAGCCAGCGCATCCGACTCGCGACGCAGATCGGTTCGAAGCTCATGGGGGTCCTCTACGTGCTCGACGAGCCGTCGATCGGGCTCCATCAGAAGGACAACGAACGGCTGATCGCGACGCTCCAGGGGATGCGCGACCTCGGCAACTCGGTGCTGGTCGTCGAGCACGACGAGGACACCATCCGCGCCGCCGACTGGGTCATCGACCTCGGACCGGGCGCCGGCATCCACGGCGGCGAGCTCGTCGCCGAGGGAACTGCCGCCGAGATCGAGCGCCACCCGACCTCGCTCACCGGGCGCTACCTGCGCGGCGACCTGCACGTCGAGCTGCCCGGCCGGCGCCGCGCACCGGGCGGCAAGGCGCTGCTCGTCGAGGGGGCGCGACACAACAACCTCAAGGGCTTCGACGCGGAGTTCCCGCTCGGGCTCTTCACCGTCGTCACCGGCGTCTCCGGCTCGGGCAAGAGCAGCTTGGTCAACGACATCCTCTACAAGGCGCTCAACCGTCACTTCTACAAGGCGCTCGACAAGCCGGGCGAGCACGAGCGCCTGCTCGGCCTCGAGCACCTCGACAAGGTCATCGCCATCGACCAGAGCCCGATCGGCCGCACGCCGCGCTCGAACCCGGCGACCTACACCGGGGTGTTCAATCCGATCCGCTCGCTGATGGCGATGACCCCCGAGGCGCGAGCGCGCGGCTTCCAGCCCGGCCGCTTCAGCTTCAACGTCAAGGGCGGGCGCTGCGAGGCCTGCGCCGGCGACGGGCAGATCAAGATCGAGATGCACTTCCTGCCGGACATCTACATCACCTGCGAGGTGTGCGGCGGCAAGCGCTACGACCGCGAGACGCTGGCGGTGCGCTACAAGGGGCTGAACATCGCCGAGATCCTCGACCTTTCCGTCGAGCAGGCGCGCGAGTTCTTCGAGAACGTGCCGTCGATCTCGCGCATCCTGGCGACCCTCGACGAGGTCGGCCTCGGCTACATCCACCTCGGTCAGTCCGCGGTGACCCTCTCGGGCGGCGAGGCGCAACGCGTCAAGCTCGCCACCGAGCTCTGCAAGCGCTCGACCGGCCGCACGCTCTACCTGCTCGACGAGCCGACGACCGGCCTCCACTTCGACGACGTCCGCAAGCTCCTCTCGCTCCTCCACAAGCTGGTCGAGAAGGGGAACACGGTGATCGTCGTCGAGCACAACCTCGACGTCATCAAGACCGCCGACTGGGTCCTCGACCTCGGCCCCGACGGCGGCGATGCCGGCGGCCGCCTCCTCGGCGCCGGCTCGCCGGAGGCGATCGCCGCACTGCCGGAAAGCCACACCGGGCGGTTCCTCGCGCGGGCGCTCGCGGGCGTGGGCGCGAGGCTCAGTTCATGA
- a CDS encoding outer membrane protein transport protein — protein sequence MSSGFFRKGIVWGAFAFGILAAGNVQAAGFGLFEHGSKAMGMAGAFTAQADDPSAMFHNAAGLAFQREKGIMAGVTYITSEEGEFKGAAPFPGPNATGKLEKLSEFLPHAYYVRPIGQRATFGFGTYAPFGLTTEWQNKATFSGRYLSVLAALRAVDLNPTFAWQVTPRFGIGIGAIVRVSDVELERYLPQVNPFTAKVINVGKVNLNSDFDYGYGFNVGLLGKPSDFFSWGLSYRSQITVKYEGDARFTQISSGNAQLDAAVAAVLPFGGPIPVKTEIGFPDIASFGLAFHFSPAFTVEVDANWTGWSSFDTLPITFPTKPALSSQVVEGWKDAYNYRIGCNWATSATSEWRFGFVYDETPQPTEGMGPLLPDANRNGYTIGYGHQGARLKTDIAFMYLPFENRSSADNRDNFFGSYTNTAYLLGATLSF from the coding sequence ATGAGCAGTGGTTTCTTCAGGAAGGGGATCGTCTGGGGCGCGTTCGCCTTCGGCATCCTCGCGGCCGGCAACGTGCAGGCGGCCGGATTCGGCCTTTTCGAGCACGGCTCGAAGGCGATGGGCATGGCGGGCGCGTTCACCGCCCAGGCCGACGATCCGTCGGCGATGTTCCACAACGCGGCCGGCCTCGCGTTCCAGCGCGAGAAGGGCATCATGGCCGGCGTCACCTACATCACCTCGGAGGAGGGGGAGTTCAAGGGTGCCGCGCCGTTCCCGGGCCCGAACGCCACCGGCAAGCTCGAGAAGCTCAGCGAGTTCCTGCCGCACGCCTACTACGTGCGCCCGATCGGCCAGCGGGCGACGTTCGGCTTCGGCACCTACGCGCCCTTCGGTCTGACCACCGAATGGCAGAACAAGGCCACCTTCTCCGGGCGTTATCTCTCGGTGCTCGCGGCGCTGCGCGCCGTCGACCTCAACCCGACCTTCGCCTGGCAGGTCACGCCGCGCTTCGGCATCGGCATCGGCGCGATCGTCCGGGTGTCGGACGTCGAGCTCGAGCGCTATCTCCCGCAGGTCAACCCGTTCACCGCCAAGGTGATCAACGTCGGCAAGGTGAACCTCAACAGCGATTTCGACTACGGCTACGGCTTCAACGTCGGTCTGCTCGGCAAGCCGAGCGACTTCTTCTCCTGGGGCCTGTCGTACCGCAGCCAGATCACCGTCAAGTACGAAGGTGACGCTCGCTTCACGCAGATCTCCTCGGGCAACGCGCAGCTCGACGCCGCCGTCGCTGCCGTCCTGCCGTTCGGCGGACCGATTCCGGTGAAGACCGAGATCGGCTTCCCGGATATCGCCAGCTTCGGCCTGGCGTTCCACTTCTCGCCGGCCTTCACCGTCGAAGTCGACGCCAACTGGACCGGCTGGAGCAGCTTCGACACGCTGCCGATCACCTTCCCGACCAAGCCGGCACTGTCGAGCCAGGTCGTCGAGGGCTGGAAGGATGCCTACAACTACCGAATCGGCTGCAACTGGGCGACCTCGGCGACCTCCGAGTGGCGCTTCGGCTTCGTCTACGACGAGACGCCGCAGCCCACCGAGGGGATGGGGCCGCTGCTTCCGGACGCCAATCGCAACGGCTACACGATCGGCTACGGCCACCAGGGCGCTCGCCTGAAGACGGACATCGCGTTCATGTACCTGCCGTTCGAGAACCGTTCGAGCGCCGACAACCGCGACAACTTCTTCGGCTCCTACACCAATACCGCCTACCTGCTCGGCGCGACGCTGAGCTTCTGA
- a CDS encoding DUF4390 domain-containing protein — translation MRSLRHPLVWIVFLLPFLAAARRDEPTIVDLTTALDGRRVLVSFRLAAAFDDDVRERVEAGLPTGFTYEIDLARDRAHWWDEGLVESRVEVVAMYNAVTREYLVNTKQDGKLVESRTVREPDELEEALTRFTALPAFSVPEIEPGQRLLVRVRAQLGSRTWLGFIPTSVETSRVESRKFRLPVDQP, via the coding sequence ATGCGAAGTCTCCGCCACCCACTGGTCTGGATCGTCTTCCTGCTGCCATTTCTCGCCGCGGCGCGGCGTGACGAGCCGACGATCGTCGACCTCACGACGGCGCTCGACGGTCGCCGGGTGCTGGTGAGCTTCCGTCTCGCCGCGGCGTTCGACGACGACGTCCGAGAGCGGGTCGAGGCCGGGCTGCCGACCGGATTCACCTACGAGATCGACCTGGCCCGCGATCGTGCCCACTGGTGGGACGAAGGTCTGGTCGAGAGCCGGGTCGAAGTCGTGGCGATGTACAACGCGGTGACTCGCGAGTACCTGGTCAACACCAAACAGGACGGCAAGCTCGTCGAGAGTCGCACGGTGCGAGAGCCCGACGAGCTCGAAGAGGCGCTGACTCGCTTCACCGCGCTGCCCGCCTTCTCGGTGCCGGAGATCGAGCCGGGCCAGCGGCTGCTGGTGCGCGTCCGCGCCCAGCTCGGCTCGCGGACCTGGCTCGGCTTCATCCCCACCTCGGTGGAGACGTCGCGAGTCGAGTCGCGCAAGTTCCGCCTCCCGGTCGATCAGCCGTGA